A single Deltaproteobacteria bacterium DNA region contains:
- a CDS encoding transporter, whose protein sequence is MDRQHIIRPLCFFILAGFAVILSVLSAATGSDHQQLSQAESGRDLYEKACAACHGSDGAGASPSRVGFDTPLPDFTDCRFAPREADTDWIAVTEKGGPARAFERMMPAFGAALTIEQSQKILDHIRTFCPDKTWPRGELNLPTPLFTTKAYPEDEAVLYAFADTEGRDRIAWELVYEKRLGARNQLEFILPFGWSEQRMSRDGDTGWTSGLGDIGIGFKRVMFHSLESGSIVSLGGEVFFPTGDKDKDFGNDTTVVEPYLAYGQILPKDFFLHTQAGFAYPFDRDKLNEEVFLKVAVGRTFLTGRFGRSWSPMIEVLSSKELTSGSEINWDLAPQLQVTLSRRQHVRLNLGFRVPMNNTDVRKVQFGAYLLWDWFDGGFFEGW, encoded by the coding sequence ATGGACCGTCAACATATCATTCGGCCGCTCTGTTTTTTCATTCTCGCTGGTTTCGCGGTCATTTTGTCCGTTCTATCCGCGGCAACCGGGAGTGATCATCAGCAGCTCAGCCAAGCTGAATCCGGTCGGGATCTCTACGAAAAAGCGTGCGCGGCCTGCCATGGGAGTGATGGCGCGGGCGCCTCCCCGAGCCGTGTCGGCTTCGATACCCCCCTGCCGGATTTCACGGATTGCAGATTCGCCCCGAGAGAAGCGGATACGGATTGGATCGCCGTGACCGAAAAAGGCGGACCGGCCCGGGCCTTTGAACGGATGATGCCCGCCTTCGGCGCCGCCCTGACCATAGAGCAGAGTCAAAAGATCCTCGACCACATTCGGACCTTCTGTCCAGACAAAACCTGGCCCCGGGGGGAGCTGAACCTGCCCACCCCGCTCTTCACCACCAAGGCGTATCCGGAAGATGAAGCGGTCCTCTACGCCTTTGCGGATACTGAAGGCCGGGACAGGATTGCTTGGGAGCTGGTTTATGAAAAACGATTGGGCGCCCGCAATCAGTTGGAATTCATCCTCCCTTTCGGATGGAGCGAACAACGGATGTCGCGTGACGGAGACACCGGATGGACGTCCGGTCTGGGGGATATCGGCATCGGTTTCAAGCGGGTGATGTTTCACAGCCTGGAAAGCGGTTCCATTGTTTCCCTGGGCGGGGAGGTCTTCTTTCCCACAGGTGACAAAGACAAAGACTTCGGGAACGATACCACCGTGGTCGAGCCCTATCTCGCATACGGTCAGATCCTGCCAAAGGACTTCTTCCTGCACACCCAGGCCGGTTTCGCCTACCCGTTCGACCGCGACAAGCTGAATGAGGAGGTCTTTTTAAAGGTGGCGGTGGGACGCACATTCCTCACCGGGCGTTTCGGCCGGAGCTGGTCGCCCATGATCGAGGTGCTGTCTTCGAAGGAACTGACCTCCGGCTCCGAAATCAACTGGGATTTGGCGCCTCAGCTCCAGGTGACCCTCAGCCGGCGCCAGCACGTGAGGCTGAACCTGGGGTTCCGCGTTCCGATGAACAACACGGACGTTCGTAAAGTGCAGTTTGGTGCCTATCTCCTCTGGGATTGGTTCGACGGCGGTTTTTTCGAGGGATGGTAG
- a CDS encoding GDP-mannose 4,6-dehydratase, with protein sequence MKKTALILGISGQDGSYLAELLLEKGYRVVGSSRDAQMSQFSNLIRLNIRDRVEVESASLNDFRSVLQILKKVRPDEVYNLAGQSSVGLSFDQPVESFESISIGTLNLLEAIRFLEVPIKIYNAGSSECFGNTDGHPADEQTPFRPRSPYAVAKAAAFWQMANYREAYGLFACSGLLFNHESPLRPRRFVTRKIVSAACRIAKGEGETVELGNISVERDWGWAPEYVEAMWRMLQQDTPDDYVIATGETHRLEDFIESVFTVLGLDWRDHVKTDEALFRPTDILTVRANPAKAQQKLGWSARYRMRDVARMMVAAERAE encoded by the coding sequence ATGAAAAAGACGGCCCTGATATTGGGCATTTCGGGACAGGATGGGTCCTATTTAGCTGAATTGCTTCTGGAAAAGGGCTACCGGGTGGTGGGCTCTTCCCGGGATGCCCAGATGTCTCAGTTTTCAAATTTGATTCGATTGAACATCAGGGACCGGGTGGAGGTGGAATCGGCCTCTCTAAACGATTTCCGGAGTGTCCTGCAGATCCTGAAGAAGGTCCGGCCCGATGAGGTCTATAACCTTGCCGGCCAGAGTTCGGTCGGCCTTTCATTTGATCAGCCGGTGGAATCCTTTGAGAGCATCAGCATCGGAACCCTCAATCTCCTGGAAGCCATTCGCTTTTTGGAGGTGCCCATCAAGATCTATAATGCGGGGTCCAGCGAATGTTTCGGCAATACGGACGGTCACCCGGCCGATGAACAGACGCCTTTTCGCCCCAGGAGCCCCTATGCCGTTGCAAAGGCCGCCGCCTTCTGGCAGATGGCCAACTACCGGGAGGCCTACGGCCTTTTTGCCTGCTCGGGTCTCTTGTTTAACCATGAATCCCCCCTAAGGCCCCGGCGGTTCGTCACCCGTAAAATCGTCAGCGCAGCCTGCCGCATTGCAAAAGGGGAGGGTGAAACGGTTGAGCTGGGGAACATCTCTGTGGAGAGGGACTGGGGCTGGGCCCCGGAATATGTGGAAGCCATGTGGCGGATGCTTCAGCAGGACACCCCGGACGACTATGTCATTGCCACCGGAGAAACCCACCGGCTGGAGGATTTCATTGAAAGTGTTTTCACGGTCCTGGGCCTGGACTGGCGGGATCATGTAAAAACAGACGAGGCCCTTTTCAGGCCCACAGATATTCTTACCGTGAGGGCGAATCCGGCCAAGGCGCAGCAAAAATTAGGATGGTCGGCCAGGTACCGGATGCGGGATGTGGCAAGGATGATGGTGGCGGCGGAGAGGGCGGAATAG
- the gmd gene encoding GDP-mannose 4,6-dehydratase, protein MKRALITGITGQDGAYLAGLLLKKGYEVHGIKRRASLFNTDRIEHLYQDPHESDRKFVLHYGDLTDSTNLIRIIQQVQPDEIYNLAAQSHVKVSFETPEYTANADALGALRLLEAIRILGLEKTTRFYQASTSELYGLVREVPQNEKTPFYPRSPYAVAKLYAYWITVNYREAYGIFGCNGILFNHESPLRGETFVTRKITRGLARIKLGFQKSIYLGNLDAKRDWGHARDYVELMWLMLQQEKPKDYVVATGIQRSVRDFVNVAGKELGFDIRWEGEGLEEKGYDQKTGRCMVAIDPRYFRPTEVESLLGDASLARTELGWAPRISFTEMVAEMAAQDLREAERDSLCSREGFTVRNFFE, encoded by the coding sequence ATGAAACGGGCGCTGATTACAGGAATTACCGGCCAGGATGGGGCCTATCTGGCCGGGTTGTTATTAAAAAAAGGCTACGAAGTCCACGGTATTAAGCGGCGGGCATCGCTCTTCAATACAGATCGGATCGAACACCTTTACCAGGACCCTCACGAATCAGACAGAAAATTCGTCCTCCATTACGGAGACCTGACCGATTCCACGAATCTCATCCGGATCATCCAGCAGGTACAACCCGATGAAATCTATAATCTGGCGGCCCAGAGCCATGTCAAGGTCTCTTTCGAGACGCCGGAGTATACGGCCAATGCCGATGCCCTGGGGGCCCTTCGCCTGCTGGAGGCGATCCGTATTCTGGGACTGGAAAAAACCACCCGATTCTATCAGGCATCCACCTCCGAACTCTACGGGCTGGTGAGGGAGGTCCCCCAGAATGAAAAAACGCCCTTTTATCCCAGGTCGCCCTATGCCGTGGCCAAACTGTATGCCTATTGGATTACTGTGAACTACCGGGAGGCCTACGGCATTTTCGGATGCAACGGCATCCTGTTCAATCATGAATCTCCTCTTCGCGGGGAGACGTTCGTGACCCGAAAGATTACCCGTGGCCTGGCGAGAATCAAGCTCGGGTTTCAGAAGTCCATCTATCTGGGGAACCTGGACGCGAAACGGGATTGGGGCCATGCACGGGATTATGTGGAGCTCATGTGGTTGATGCTCCAGCAGGAGAAGCCGAAGGACTATGTGGTGGCCACAGGAATACAGCGTTCGGTGCGGGACTTTGTCAATGTCGCGGGGAAAGAATTGGGATTTGATATCCGCTGGGAAGGGGAAGGCCTGGAGGAAAAGGGGTATGATCAGAAGACCGGCCGGTGTATGGTGGCGATTGATCCGAGGTATTTCCGGCCGACTGAGGTAGAGTCCCTTCTCGGGGATGCCAGCCTGGCAAGAACGGAGCTCGGCTGGGCCCCGAGGATATCATTTACCGAAATGGTCGCTGAGATGGCGGCCCAGGATCTCAGGGAGGCGGAGCGGGATTCACTCTGCAGCCGGGAGGGGTTCACCGTGCGAAATTTTTTTGAATAG
- the rpsF gene encoding 30S ribosomal protein S6 — MRYYETLYIINPDLTDDEYRDVVAKMNTLVEKEKGVITKVEEWGKRTLAYEVKKFDKGSYVLLQYCGESGIVEQVKREMTLDDRVLKYQTIKLSDNADPEALKSAEEGDKKGSGEEEKTTEDDSRTADEGENGIQ; from the coding sequence ATGCGGTATTATGAGACCCTCTACATCATCAATCCCGATCTGACGGACGATGAGTATCGAGATGTCGTCGCCAAGATGAATACCCTGGTGGAAAAAGAAAAGGGTGTCATTACCAAGGTTGAGGAATGGGGGAAGAGGACATTAGCTTATGAGGTGAAGAAGTTTGACAAAGGCTCCTATGTGCTCCTGCAGTATTGCGGGGAATCAGGCATCGTTGAACAAGTAAAACGGGAAATGACCCTGGATGACAGGGTTCTTAAGTATCAGACAATCAAGCTGAGCGATAATGCCGATCCGGAGGCCTTGAAGTCCGCGGAAGAGGGGGACAAGAAGGGCTCCGGCGAAGAGGAGAAAACCACCGAAGACGACAGTCGCACAGCGGACGAGGGAGAAAATGGCATACAATAG
- the rpsR gene encoding 30S ribosomal protein S18 encodes MAYNREGSDDRARGKNNKFRRTYHRRKVCKFCADSTLTIDYKDIKNIRYFTTERGKITPCRISGNCAKHQRLLALAIKRARNIALLPYTTSLVN; translated from the coding sequence ATGGCATACAATAGAGAGGGGAGCGACGACAGAGCCAGGGGGAAAAACAATAAATTCAGAAGAACCTATCACAGAAGAAAAGTCTGCAAGTTCTGTGCTGACAGCACCCTTACCATCGACTACAAGGATATCAAGAACATCAGATATTTTACGACGGAACGGGGCAAAATTACGCCGTGCCGGATTTCCGGCAATTGCGCCAAACACCAGCGGTTGCTGGCCCTGGCCATCAAGCGGGCCAGAAACATTGCCTTGTTGCCGTATACAACATCCCTTGTGAACTGA
- a CDS encoding YybS family protein, with the protein MKTSDVLGCAGGAISLLLASVLIPFVGPFFSLLTPLPFLYYSTRLGLIEGIKLTAVVVTAIGLIAYAAGYSQITLLALEFSVLGIGLAELFRRKLSLGNTIFLGTLFMLFLGLGMLVLTGLSRNLGPIEMILGYLGGHLDTAVQTFEDANPDQLNTLELNTYVKAFMAIISQIYPSLMIIGTGFALWLNVVIARPLFKMGKLEYPEFISMDRWQAPDHLVWGLIGAGFALFLASESIQFLALNALIVILAIYLFHGLSIIIFFLNKYRVPSWIRLGIYFLIIVQQLFLAVLTFAGLFDQWIDFRKIHRRADSQPT; encoded by the coding sequence ATGAAAACGAGTGATGTACTGGGATGTGCCGGCGGAGCAATATCTCTTCTTTTGGCATCCGTGCTGATTCCGTTTGTCGGCCCTTTTTTCAGCCTGCTGACGCCTCTGCCATTCCTCTACTATTCCACCAGATTGGGCCTTATCGAGGGCATTAAACTCACGGCGGTGGTGGTTACCGCCATCGGCCTGATTGCCTACGCCGCCGGCTATTCGCAGATTACCCTCCTGGCCTTGGAGTTCAGTGTCTTAGGAATAGGACTGGCCGAGCTTTTCAGGCGGAAACTCAGCCTCGGGAATACCATATTTCTGGGAACGCTGTTCATGCTGTTCCTCGGTCTGGGGATGCTGGTCCTAACGGGTCTGTCGAGGAACTTGGGGCCTATTGAAATGATCCTCGGCTATCTCGGGGGCCATCTCGACACCGCGGTTCAGACCTTCGAGGATGCGAACCCGGATCAGCTGAATACCCTTGAATTAAATACCTATGTCAAGGCCTTCATGGCGATCATTTCACAGATTTATCCCTCCCTTATGATCATAGGGACCGGCTTTGCACTTTGGCTGAATGTGGTTATCGCCAGACCGCTTTTCAAAATGGGGAAACTCGAGTATCCGGAGTTTATCTCCATGGACCGATGGCAGGCGCCCGACCACTTGGTCTGGGGTCTGATCGGTGCAGGTTTTGCTTTATTTTTGGCATCAGAAAGCATACAATTTTTAGCGCTCAACGCCCTGATTGTCATATTGGCCATATATTTATTTCATGGGCTCTCTATTATTATATTCTTTTTGAACAAGTATCGCGTTCCTTCCTGGATCAGGCTCGGCATCTATTTTTTGATCATTGTTCAGCAGCTTTTTCTGGCCGTGCTGACCTTTGCCGGGCTGTTTGACCAATGGATTGATTTCAGGAAAATCCACAGGAGGGCGGATAGTCAACCCACGTGA
- the rplI gene encoding 50S ribosomal protein L9, with amino-acid sequence MEVILRQDMDELGLEGDIVNVANGYARNYLVPRGFALQATPQNMNALELQRKKIEVKRLKGREVAEKLKEKMAEVVINISQKAGEEGKLYGSVTTMDIAALLESQGIEIDRRKINLDKPIKTVGEYDIPVKIYPKVTGSIKVIVSPEQEQKETTR; translated from the coding sequence ATGGAAGTGATTCTACGGCAGGATATGGATGAATTGGGCTTGGAAGGGGATATTGTCAATGTTGCGAATGGGTATGCGCGCAACTATCTGGTCCCCAGAGGATTTGCACTTCAGGCCACCCCTCAAAACATGAACGCCCTTGAGCTTCAGCGGAAAAAAATCGAAGTGAAGCGGCTGAAAGGGAGAGAGGTCGCCGAAAAGCTAAAAGAAAAGATGGCCGAGGTGGTCATCAATATTTCACAGAAGGCGGGCGAAGAGGGAAAACTTTACGGCTCGGTGACCACCATGGATATCGCCGCCTTGCTGGAGTCCCAAGGTATTGAGATAGACAGGCGGAAAATCAACCTGGACAAGCCGATCAAGACGGTGGGAGAATACGATATCCCGGTCAAGATCTATCCCAAAGTGACCGGGTCCATAAAAGTGATCGTTAGCCCCGAGCAAGAGCAGAAAGAGACAACCCGTTGA
- the dnaB gene encoding replicative DNA helicase — MPQPKEKSPVSHLKVPPHNVEAEQAILGGILINNDAMNQIVEILSLDDFYREAHVALFDGMTLLYQRGEPIDIITLSEILTQKKTLEKVGGTDYLALLVQAVSTSAGIVYHAEIVRNLAVRRRLISQCSTISELCFQNQESTADLLEKAEQSIFDIAENQIREGFQSLKQVIDGSFKKLESAAQFEGYVTGVPTGFEQLDRLTAGLQPSDLIIVAGRPSMGKTALALNIGYNATKKTGNVVAVFSLEMSRQQLGIRLLGLDAGINATKLRTGSLRGDDWPRLTESADRLSELQIFIDDTSAISVLEMKAKCRRLKKRADLGLVIVDYMQLIQGRRSAESRQLEMSEISRSLKGLAKDLNVPVIALSQLNRKVEDRPNKKPQLADLRDSGAIEQDADVIAFIYRDEIYNPNAEENRNIAEIIIGKQRNGPTGSFKLTFQKELTRFRNYTQEDVPM; from the coding sequence ATGCCTCAGCCAAAAGAAAAATCCCCTGTTTCCCATCTGAAGGTCCCACCCCACAATGTGGAGGCTGAACAGGCCATATTGGGCGGCATCTTAATTAACAATGACGCCATGAACCAGATTGTGGAGATCCTCTCCCTGGACGATTTTTACAGGGAGGCCCACGTTGCCCTTTTCGATGGAATGACCCTGTTGTACCAGCGTGGCGAGCCGATAGATATCATTACCCTTTCCGAGATCCTTACACAGAAAAAGACCTTGGAAAAGGTGGGGGGTACCGATTATCTGGCCCTCCTGGTCCAGGCGGTATCCACCTCGGCAGGCATTGTTTACCACGCTGAGATTGTCAGAAACCTGGCGGTTCGGCGGCGACTGATCAGCCAGTGTTCCACCATCTCCGAACTCTGCTTTCAGAACCAGGAAAGTACCGCGGATCTTCTTGAAAAGGCCGAGCAATCCATATTTGATATTGCCGAGAATCAGATTCGGGAAGGGTTTCAAAGCCTGAAGCAGGTCATTGACGGGAGTTTCAAGAAGCTTGAAAGCGCGGCCCAATTTGAAGGATATGTGACCGGCGTTCCCACTGGGTTCGAGCAATTGGATCGTCTGACCGCCGGGCTCCAGCCTTCAGACCTGATCATTGTTGCAGGCCGGCCGAGCATGGGAAAGACGGCCCTGGCCCTGAACATCGGCTACAACGCCACCAAGAAGACCGGGAATGTGGTCGCTGTGTTTTCGTTAGAGATGTCCCGGCAGCAGTTGGGCATCCGGCTGTTGGGTCTTGATGCAGGGATAAACGCCACAAAGCTGAGGACCGGCAGCCTGAGGGGTGACGACTGGCCCCGCCTCACCGAATCCGCCGACCGGTTGTCAGAGCTGCAGATATTTATAGATGATACCTCTGCCATCAGTGTGCTCGAAATGAAGGCCAAATGCAGACGGCTGAAGAAACGCGCCGATCTGGGGCTGGTCATCGTCGACTATATGCAGTTGATCCAGGGGCGCAGATCGGCGGAGTCCAGGCAATTGGAGATGTCGGAGATATCCAGATCGTTGAAAGGGTTGGCCAAAGATCTTAATGTTCCCGTGATAGCCCTGTCCCAGCTGAACCGGAAAGTCGAAGACCGGCCCAACAAGAAGCCCCAGCTGGCGGACCTCAGAGACAGCGGGGCCATTGAACAGGATGCGGATGTGATTGCATTTATCTACAGGGATGAGATTTACAATCCCAATGCAGAAGAAAACAGGAATATTGCCGAGATCATCATCGGAAAGCAGAGGAACGGCCCTACCGGTTCTTTCAAACTGACCTTTCAAAAGGAACTGACGCGTTTCAGAAATTACACCCAAGAGGATGTGCCGATGTAA
- a CDS encoding FAD:protein FMN transferase translates to MKRNERLHHASGTMDRRSFLKLSGVLGIGLASAAVVIPTGAEAVRFNRKLYKVSKTRLAMGTFVSMTLLHASRDQAEAAMGEAFLEIDRLSRDISRFDQTTAIAQLNREGLLKDMPPEVAEVVARSLDYYRISNGAFDISVKPLVDLFKEKFSDGNPVPPSSSELEKAIRLVNASHIEITGRTVRFKRPGMGITLDGIAKGYIVDRASGVLSRNGITNHLINAGGDIRTAGCRRDGKPWTIAVQDPRKKNQYPDVIHLAGGAVATSGNYEIYFDREKLFHHIVDPHTGRSPEESTSVSVVADTAMEADALSTTVFVMTPERGTRFINSRPGCESLVVTKGNRKITSAGWKSAQV, encoded by the coding sequence ATGAAAAGAAATGAGCGCTTGCATCATGCATCGGGAACCATGGATCGAAGGTCTTTTTTGAAGCTTTCGGGAGTTCTCGGTATCGGCCTTGCTTCTGCCGCCGTTGTTATCCCGACAGGGGCCGAGGCCGTACGGTTTAACCGCAAGCTCTATAAAGTATCCAAGACACGGTTGGCCATGGGAACCTTCGTCTCCATGACCCTCCTGCACGCCTCGAGGGACCAGGCCGAAGCGGCCATGGGAGAGGCCTTCCTAGAGATTGATCGGCTGTCGCGGGACATCAGCCGTTTTGACCAGACAACCGCCATTGCCCAGCTCAACCGGGAAGGGCTTCTGAAAGATATGCCCCCTGAGGTGGCTGAGGTGGTTGCCAGGTCGCTGGACTATTATCGTATCAGCAACGGGGCCTTTGACATCTCTGTGAAACCGCTGGTAGACCTGTTTAAAGAGAAATTTTCCGATGGCAACCCCGTGCCCCCCTCCAGCTCAGAGCTGGAAAAAGCCATCCGGCTGGTCAATGCATCCCACATCGAAATCACCGGACGTACGGTTCGTTTCAAACGGCCGGGCATGGGCATTACGCTGGACGGCATTGCAAAGGGATATATCGTGGATCGGGCATCGGGGGTTCTCTCCCGAAACGGGATCACCAACCACCTGATCAATGCCGGCGGAGACATCCGGACCGCGGGCTGCAGGCGTGACGGCAAGCCGTGGACCATCGCGGTACAGGATCCCCGCAAGAAAAACCAATATCCCGACGTCATTCATCTGGCAGGCGGGGCGGTTGCCACATCCGGAAACTATGAGATCTATTTTGACCGAGAGAAGCTGTTCCACCATATCGTGGATCCCCACACCGGACGATCGCCTGAAGAAAGCACCAGCGTATCGGTCGTGGCGGACACGGCCATGGAGGCGGACGCCCTCTCCACTACGGTATTTGTCATGACGCCCGAGCGCGGCACCCGCTTCATCAACTCACGTCCGGGATGCGAATCTCTCGTGGTGACAAAGGGAAATCGGAAAATCACCTCGGCGGGATGGAAGAGCGCACAGGTTTGA
- a CDS encoding NADH-quinone reductase, translated as MNISGRNYLFSAILLIIGAFLIGGCATEEHRFVKKTAFKDANQIVIEFAGPVDEAWAGNPSNYTVYEEPDPDIKLKIQDITLSADRKTVILSFADPLNQNQPHVLTADNISAEGKSLGTAILSVKKVYLGYLFSILIGAMIINNFVFTKYLGLCVFFGTSQKKSTAVGMGITFTIVIVVSAMMAWFLYQFVLKPYRLDFLQIVVFIGLVSLSVQAVDTILRKVNPLLFKAFGVYLVLVIANCIIIAVPLILADNSYNAFESLMLALGAGLGFLIALFLMSSVRERLELANVPPTYRGLPIAFVVAGLFALAFLGFSGMSIF; from the coding sequence ATGAACATCTCCGGACGAAACTATCTGTTTTCAGCTATTTTGCTTATTATCGGGGCCTTCCTGATTGGCGGGTGCGCAACCGAGGAGCATCGCTTTGTAAAGAAGACGGCCTTCAAAGACGCCAATCAGATCGTCATCGAATTTGCCGGACCGGTGGATGAGGCCTGGGCCGGCAATCCATCCAATTACACGGTTTACGAAGAACCTGACCCGGATATCAAATTGAAGATTCAGGATATCACCCTCAGTGCCGACCGGAAAACAGTGATCTTGTCATTCGCAGACCCTCTCAACCAGAATCAGCCCCATGTGCTGACGGCCGACAATATCTCCGCTGAGGGGAAATCCCTGGGGACAGCCATTCTCAGCGTCAAGAAGGTCTACCTGGGATATCTGTTCTCCATCCTCATCGGCGCCATGATCATCAACAACTTTGTCTTTACCAAATACCTGGGGCTGTGCGTATTTTTCGGGACATCCCAGAAAAAATCCACCGCGGTAGGCATGGGCATCACCTTCACCATCGTCATTGTGGTGAGCGCCATGATGGCCTGGTTCCTCTATCAGTTTGTGCTTAAGCCCTACCGGTTGGACTTCCTCCAGATCGTTGTCTTCATCGGTCTGGTCTCTTTATCGGTTCAGGCGGTGGATACCATATTGAGAAAGGTCAATCCGCTGCTGTTCAAGGCATTCGGGGTCTATCTGGTGCTGGTTATTGCAAACTGCATCATCATTGCCGTTCCCCTGATCCTTGCGGACAACTCGTACAATGCCTTCGAGAGCCTGATGCTTGCCCTCGGTGCGGGGCTGGGGTTCTTGATCGCCCTCTTTTTGATGTCCTCTGTCCGTGAACGATTGGAACTGGCCAATGTCCCCCCGACATACCGGGGGCTTCCCATCGCCTTTGTGGTGGCCGGGCTTTTCGCCCTGGCATTTTTAGGCTTTTCAGGGATGTCCATATTTTGA
- the rsxE gene encoding electron transport complex subunit RsxE, producing MPATTKTNFQLISNGILNENPIFRLALSMCPAVGISTTVMNGIMLGIAVLFVQVFSSCTIAAIKNYIHPRIRIPTYTLTIATWVTVIDLVLAAYMPAAYKEMGIFVKLIVAFAIITMRLEIFACKNSVSASFWDGIGMGLGFMFGMVALGFVRELLGMGTLLGYDVLGVRPLLFFVLPAAGFFCVGIMMAMFNYMELVYNRKRRAKGI from the coding sequence GTGCCCGCCACTACAAAAACAAATTTTCAGTTGATTTCCAACGGCATTCTGAACGAAAATCCCATTTTTCGTCTGGCCCTTTCCATGTGCCCGGCAGTGGGAATCAGCACCACGGTCATGAACGGCATCATGCTGGGAATTGCCGTCCTTTTTGTGCAGGTTTTTTCCAGTTGCACCATAGCGGCCATTAAAAACTATATCCATCCCAGGATCAGAATCCCCACCTATACCCTGACCATCGCCACGTGGGTGACGGTCATTGATCTGGTCCTTGCGGCGTACATGCCTGCGGCCTACAAAGAGATGGGGATTTTCGTTAAACTGATTGTGGCCTTTGCCATCATCACCATGCGACTGGAGATCTTCGCCTGTAAAAACAGCGTTTCCGCCTCTTTCTGGGATGGGATCGGCATGGGTCTCGGGTTCATGTTCGGGATGGTGGCCCTTGGGTTTGTCAGGGAATTGTTGGGGATGGGGACGCTTCTCGGGTATGACGTCCTGGGCGTTCGACCGCTCCTTTTCTTTGTCCTCCCGGCAGCCGGGTTCTTTTGTGTGGGGATCATGATGGCCATGTTTAATTATATGGAGCTTGTCTATAACCGGAAGAGAAGGGCCAAAGGCATATGA
- a CDS encoding FMN-binding protein, whose amino-acid sequence MKQIIRIVIGLTVSCLIAALVMGSVFIVTDKAKKHNEHVNVQQTMLGLLGYTKSHPAPSDLNLHTIYRYILTDGDTSTLGYVLPVRKGDGVGYQLVVMDLDGRFVNQYALDLIPEEASEPAERSAALKKVLKPPETFVYADATIVAMLGGKRLAYLLPGEFPGFKTFIHVMLALDPSFEILGLEIMEHEEDPGLGAEITQDYFKNQFQGKPFEKVKDLHVVKEPLPDEYKAYLEAGERTGSQISQGEVDAIRSTYEDKDIYALTGATISSKAVTDGVKNMVGKFAYRINRLDAMITSQDIPVAF is encoded by the coding sequence ATGAAGCAAATTATTCGCATCGTCATCGGTCTTACGGTTTCTTGCCTGATTGCAGCCCTGGTAATGGGCTCGGTTTTCATTGTCACGGACAAGGCCAAAAAACACAACGAACACGTCAATGTTCAACAGACCATGCTCGGGTTGCTGGGCTACACCAAAAGCCATCCGGCCCCCTCTGATCTGAATCTGCACACCATCTACAGGTATATCCTCACGGATGGCGATACGAGCACTCTGGGATATGTGCTCCCTGTACGGAAAGGGGACGGCGTGGGGTACCAGCTTGTGGTGATGGATCTGGACGGCCGGTTTGTGAATCAGTATGCCCTCGACTTGATACCCGAAGAGGCCTCTGAACCGGCAGAACGCTCCGCCGCCCTGAAGAAAGTCCTGAAACCGCCTGAAACGTTTGTGTATGCAGACGCCACCATTGTGGCCATGTTAGGCGGGAAGCGGTTGGCCTATCTGCTGCCCGGGGAGTTCCCCGGCTTTAAGACATTTATCCATGTCATGCTGGCCCTGGATCCGTCGTTTGAGATCCTGGGTCTTGAGATCATGGAGCATGAAGAGGACCCGGGTCTCGGTGCAGAGATCACGCAGGACTATTTCAAGAATCAATTCCAGGGAAAGCCGTTTGAAAAGGTAAAGGACCTCCATGTGGTCAAAGAGCCCCTCCCTGATGAATACAAAGCGTATCTGGAGGCCGGGGAAAGGACGGGGTCCCAGATTTCCCAAGGAGAGGTGGACGCCATCCGAAGCACATATGAGGACAAGGACATCTATGCCCTGACCGGGGCGACCATCTCCAGCAAAGCGGTGACCGACGGCGTCAAGAATATGGTTGGCAAGTTTGCCTACCGGATCAACCGGCTGGACGCGATGATCACCAGCCAGGACATTCCGGTGGCTTTTTAG